One window from the genome of Streptomyces sp. WZ-12 encodes:
- a CDS encoding acyltransferase domain-containing protein, with amino-acid sequence MAREFGIAPMAKALLSDAPPSGRDLAAGPVGTPQLALFCSSMAVHRALCVAGLAPDEVLGVSFGEIAALTAAGVFEVAEGARIACLLAHQLARCPGGLTLLATGEAGAAALLRRTGSPELALACINGPDETIVSGPLPRLRALEEHAKRQDVPAARLRLPFSSHHPSLTGPADAFAAAIGPIDGRPARVPVRSAVRGGLYRPGDDVHRGLADCLIRPMRLPPVLRQVTAGGDRALFFEAGTGRALTRSIREVLPPEAAGAHAPLADPDFPWPGPDEPTPRPPHAALATRTALWSQHDDHAHATAR; translated from the coding sequence GTGGCTCGGGAATTCGGCATCGCGCCGATGGCCAAGGCATTGCTGAGCGATGCGCCGCCCAGTGGCCGCGACCTCGCGGCCGGACCGGTGGGCACCCCCCAACTGGCCCTGTTCTGCTCCTCGATGGCCGTGCACCGGGCGCTGTGCGTCGCCGGACTGGCGCCGGACGAGGTGCTGGGGGTGAGCTTCGGGGAGATCGCCGCCCTCACCGCGGCCGGCGTGTTCGAGGTCGCCGAGGGTGCCCGCATCGCCTGCCTTTTGGCCCACCAACTGGCCCGCTGCCCCGGCGGGTTGACCCTGCTGGCCACCGGCGAGGCCGGCGCGGCGGCCCTCCTGCGCCGCACCGGCTCCCCGGAGTTGGCCCTGGCCTGCATCAACGGGCCCGACGAGACCATCGTCAGCGGCCCCCTGCCACGACTGCGCGCCCTGGAGGAACACGCCAAGCGGCAGGACGTCCCGGCCGCCCGCCTGCGGCTGCCCTTCTCCTCCCACCACCCGTCCCTCACCGGCCCCGCGGACGCCTTCGCCGCAGCGATCGGCCCCATCGACGGCCGCCCGGCCCGCGTTCCCGTCCGCTCCGCCGTCCGCGGCGGCCTCTACCGGCCCGGCGACGACGTCCATCGGGGCCTGGCCGACTGCCTGATCCGCCCCATGCGACTGCCACCGGTGCTGCGCCAGGTGACCGCCGGCGGCGACCGCGCCCTGTTCTTCGAGGCGGGCACCGGCCGCGCGCTGACCCGCAGCATCCGGGAGGTCCTGCCGCCGGAGGCGGCCGGCGCCCATGCACCGCTCGCCGACCCCGACTTCCCCTGGCCCGGCCCCGACGAGCCCACCCCCCGCCCGCCACACGCCGCCCTCGCCACCCGCACCGCCCTCTGGAGCCAGCACGATGACCACGCGCACGCAACCGCTCGATGA